Part of the Canis lupus dingo isolate Sandy chromosome 14, ASM325472v2, whole genome shotgun sequence genome, GCTGAGCCTAGCCTCTTCCTTGATCTACTATGGCATGAGCCCATATCTGGGGAAACTTAAGGGCATCTAATTCTGTAGAACAGAAATGCTGACCTGTGCACATCCCAATCTGCGCCACCCCTTCACACCCCAAACTCAGCTGGTAGCATGCTTTGACCATAAcactttctttccttaaaaaagagaaaaacttcatGGCCAACTGCCTTTGAAGTGTAAGATCAAATAATGCCTTTGACACATGCTTTTCCTACATTCCCTAAATAGTACCCTATAATAATTACCAATCCCTAAGTGCATTGATTTTTGCCTCCAAAATATCCCTTTATTCCCTTGGGCCCACTGGTATGATGGAACTTGCTTTCTGGGGAAGCTggtttgtagcatttgccaatttcacAGTGTAAACACTGCTACCTTGTCAAATATGAAGCCACCAATGGGAATCACTGAATGCAGAGTTAGGAAGAAATTAACAGAGTCAACCCCATCACATCTCTGCCTGGGCTCCATCCTGGTCTTATGCTGAGATGGTTGCTCAGCAGCTATTATTTACATCACTTCTACTCAGAGAATTACCCAGAATGTTTATACATAGAAAGCagtattgaaagaaaaagcagaaaacacactacatgtggtatttttctatttcccatACATTCATGTATGATTGcatacaaagaaatataacaaGGATGATTACAACTTAACAATAACAAGGATAACCACTCAGTGATAAGATTAatttgcagggatgcctgggtagctcagtcgttgagcatctgtcttctgcccagggtatgatcctggagtcccgggattgagtcctgcatcgggctgcttgcatggagcctgcttctctttctttctccctctctgtgtgtctctcatgagtaaacaagtaaaatcttttttaaaaatttaaaaaattattttgcaattttttcctttttgcctttctccattttcttcattttctacattGAATATGTACTACTTGTGTAATTCtttttgaagttaaaaacaaGTTTGAATATTGATCTGTTCCTGCTTGTATGATGACTAATAAATCTGCTACCTCCTTGCATTGAAATGTCTCTGCATCttccaaaacattttattctGCCCATGACCACCATGAACCTGGGCATGTCAAAATAGGCAGCACTGCAACCAGTCACACTTGGGTTCAAACTGGAAGACAGCATTAGACTTTTGGATTTTCAAGAACTATTTTCCCAATGTAGAGTCTCCTGCTCTTATAGTTCATGAAAAGTAGGCTCTGGATTATTAGGCATGGCTAATGAAGACCCATAGAATTATTGAATACTGGAGCTAAGAGGAAATGTAAAGAGCATCTCTCTAATGGATCCCTGAGATCGGAGAGTGCTTTGCCCCAAATCCTCCCATCTCAATGCTCATATCTGCCAGCATTAACGCTGAAGAAATGTAAGAAACCAAAGATTCAGCAATGCAATGAAATGACAAGCCTCATTCATGGAAATCTTACCTTCAACCAAAAGTTTTTTGCTGGCAGCAAAAAGCCTGAACCTTCTTCTGAATCCTGCAGTCTAAGACAAGTCAGGAAGGCCAAAGAGACTTTCATAAACCTGGTCAACAGAGTGGCCATACAATATCAGATAGAAAAAGCCCAGAACCCAAATTTCTTCTCATACCTGACTTGCCCCAGACTGTATTACACACCTGCTATCTTCAATAGCTTTACTGAGGCCTCAGTCAACAAACTTACCCCAGGGAAAGGAACATATATTACAGCCTCTTTGCTGATTGTCCTGAAGACCAAGAAAATCTGAGGCAGTTAGCAGCAATTTCGTAGGTACTGAGGCCCCTATCAGAACGCAGTCTTTCCTTTCACAAGCTCATCAGCTCCCAAGAAAATTCTGACCAGAAAACAATGTCAAATCTGAGAGTGGAGGAAACCATTTCTGTGCAACCTGTTCACTTGCCAAGCTGACTAGTACAGCAGGTTGTGCCTTCCCTCCTGCCACTACCTTTCACCTACAGCAAAAGCAACATGGCCTCCAGGATGGGGGATATAGGGCCATCATCCCACAGAGCCCTAGGGGGACACACTACTGCTGCTCAGACCCAGACCACTGTGGAAACCCTGAGGTACAGGAGGAGCTACAGGTCCAGCAGAGCAAAGTGACAGTGGACCACCAGCCTGGCTTCCTGGGAACCCTGGGCTCTAAGGCCACCCCTACACAGTGAGGGCAGCACCCCCTAGAACCATAGCTATGGTCTTCAGGTCAAGGATTCTGCTCTGCCCTGCATACAACTACACCCATACATAGTTATGTAGAACTCAACAGCTCAATAGAAATCACTTCTGATTCTTTTACCTGCTTACCTGGATCTGAAttcttctgtaatatttttaattaatccaGGTGGGCCCTTCTTCAGGAATAATGAACCCCAATAACTCAAAATTACAGAGTGTTCCACATGTCCAAGGTGTATCAAGGACATTATTCCACCATGAAGACTAGAGAGACCTTCCCTACCTTCATAGATTCAGCTTGTTAAGTAGAACATACATGAGCCTTAGTTTGAAAAGACAAAGACGCTCTCTCTTTagcaaataaatagacaaaaggGCAGGGAAAGGGGATGAAGTGCATCATAGCCAGCCCAGGAGAATCCCCTGGTCTTACCATTACATGTGATGCTTTCAGATGGGTTCTTAGTACCTAATTTTGAGGGAAAGAGTGGAAGGAACTAGCCAATGCTTTTGCATGCTTAGTTTCTGCCCATGACACTGAACTCAAGAGAACTGAGACCTTTGAAGAAACCAAAGATGGTTCAAATGACTCGGGAGAATAATTTAACTCGGCGCTCCTTGCTGACGAGTTGAAGTTTCCTAATTGTAAAGCAGAACCAGCAGCCACTGACACAGAAGGCCTACCCCGCAGATGGAGAAGAGATGAAGCACTGAAACTGAGCCTGACTgacctccccagccctggggggCAGCGCCTCCTTCAGGACCAGCAAAGCAAGTTCTCATCATCAAATTGGCTTCAGAGCAGAAGGCTTATTAACATCTGGAGATCCAAGGACTCTCTTCGAGGCTTGGAGACCAGAGGAAAGGGGACATTAGAAGGGGGGCGGTCCCCAGGGCAAGGGGAGTCTACATTGTTGCCCCAAGAGAGGTCACTTCCCTCCTAAAATGCCTGGGATTTTCCACATCAGTCGGGGAAAGTAACAAGGCAAAGCACCGACAGCAAAGCTGCAAGGGCCTCCTCATTGACCTCCACGTACAGGTGGGATCCGGCACTGAACAGGCTGATGTGCCCCTGTCGAGGGATGGGGAGAGCTTGGCACAACCCCAGCACACCTTTGCCCTCAGGAAAGCTCAGGCCAGAAGAAGAAGTCACCAGGAATGATAATCGGGCATCAGAGTTGAGACTGTGCTGGCCAGGACTGGGATAGGGCCAGGCTAGGAACTGTCCAGAGCTCTGGTCTCTAGGCCTGGCTGTCCTCCAAGATCAGTCAGCTCTTTCCAAGTAGACACACCACATGGCCCTCATAGTCTCTCTCCACGTAATACCACTGCTTTTCCCAAAGCAGACATTTCCCAGAGCCTTACAGGCCGGCTGTCAGCTcagcaggactccatcccggaagaAGCTGTTAAATAATCCACTGTTTCAGTCCGTAAACTTCTTATGACTTAGTGTCAAGTGAAACTACATTCTGACAGCAGTGCAAGTTCCCTAGTACCCAGTGacttctcttttgttcttggaaTCCTCCTTCTCACTAGATCACAGACCCACCTACTCCCAATCCCTGGAATAAAGACAGTACAACACCACATTTGAACCTGTGAGATGTGGAGAACACGTCTTTTCCTGAGAGCCTAAGGCCAAATGGAAgttactttttctccttcaccTTGAATGCACTGATGAACTCTCTAAATGGGACCCCACCACATGTGGGAGAGCAATCATGGGCAGTATTCTGAGGGGCACAGCTAGGACCAGCCAGCCTGAATAAACCAAAGCTACttggtttctcttcttcctgcccaTATGTTCACATTTGTCCTGCCTCTCTTGGTCTCAGCTGCCAGTCACTTCAAAACAGCTATGGTGCAATCCAGCAATTGAggttattaattaataaatgctGACAACATGGCCTTTCCTGGTCATTTGTATGTATTAAAATATGATGCATGAGTTCTCCAGCTGGATTATTCATTGAGATCCAAAGAAAGGAAGCTATCATGGTGGAGTTGCAGATGTTGCATTAACGCTTGGGAGCAAAAGAGCCCATTTCTCCCATAAGTAAATGCCAGCTCAAAGCATTGATGCTAATATAGATCCTAGAGGGCTAGTGATATGCAAGATATCTTCTAACCTCCCCAAACTCTGCATTCTCATCTCCACATAACTTGCTCTTTCCTGGCTGCCAGAAGCATAGGATCTGATAAAGTCAGACCCCCTCACCCTGGTGGGCCACTTTTGAGACTTTGAATAATGATGATGACCACGGACAGGGAAGGCTGAGTGCTTGTGTCATAAAAACACTTGGCAGAAAGCCTTGGAAATGGTGTAGGGGAAAAACAAACTGGGCTCAATATCCAAATTTAGAGCCCAGATCTGAGGATCTTTATGTTCTCAAAGAAGAGGAGAAtccattttcccttcattttccacTTTTGCTGTAAGGCATTTTCAACAAAAcacagaatttcatttcttcagaGGAAAAATAACTGGGAGACCAGCTGATCTCTGGCACGGTGGCTGCACTCATTCCCAGCGGGCAGGCCCGCACGTGGACCAGCGGAGCTGAGCTCAAGGAGCTCTCCGACACAGACCCCCAGCCGCAGGATGCTGCAAAGAGCAAGTGTTTCCTGAGGCATGACCACATGCCAGGGAGTTTTCATACTTCATCTCATTCAGTCTTCACAACAGCGATCTGAGAAGAATTGCTTATTATCCCAGTTTTGTTAGATGAGCAAATAAGGGCACGTATCCTTTGGTAACTTAgccaaggtcatacagcaaggGGCAGCAGTGCTGGGTGTTAAACCCATGTTGTACGACTCAAAAGTCTGTGCTCTACAATGTAGAGAACTGCCTACGTGGCATCCACACAATGGGGAATTATAgcatgtgtatatttgtgtacaaatttgtatacatgtgtgtacagTATATAAACCAGTCATGTATGCAGAGGTACCTAGGTAGCCAAGAAAACCTCACCCAGATCAGGGTAACAGAATTTCGTTGAAAATACTGTGGGTCAGGGGCTACCTTAAGGAGAGGAGCTGGAAAGGaagatttactttttctttatgcCCTCATGTCCTGTTTGAACATCTTATCATGTACGTATACTTCCTACTTGAAAAACttttaattgaaaagaaaaatctgtatgtTGTTGTTGAGGCaccgacacaggcagagggagaagctggttccgtggagggagcctgacgcaggacttgatcctaggtctccaggatcacacccagagctaaaccactaagccaccagggctgcccccaagtcatattttctaaaacatagaTATATATGAGAAAAAGCAATCCCACACTACAGAGGCTTTTTGCAAGCATCACAGTGGAGCTGGGAGAGGTGGCTTCATTCAGCGCAGGAGAGAGGACTCGGCTGGCAGTGTCTGAGTTGCTCAAGACCAGAGAATAGTAAAAGCGAAAACATTCAATCATTCTctcccattttcattttcaaagaaaaaaccCCACTATGGCCACAGGACCTGCCTCTGTTTAGAAAGAAAGTCAGTAAAAGAATGGATGACCTCACTTTCCCCAGCAGGTGGGTCCTAGTGTTgttcacaaaacaaaactggaataaatcaattcatattttaaatacccTAGCAGAGGTCCTTGTATTAGCAATCCTGATGAGATCTTCCTTGCAAAGCAAAGAACCTGATTGTGATAACACtgtgttttgtatttctttctttttgttttgttctttttttttttttttttaatgctgtacAGAGGCCCTAGTTTCAGTCTGGAGCCAAtcttctgagcttcctggatgtCTGAGAGACTGGTAGGTCAGCTTGGTTCTAGAGCCCATTTGCATGAGACCAAGGACTCTCCAGCAAGAGACGTCATTAGAAGGTAGTACAGGCTCAACCGAATAAGAAAACCTAGGGCAAGCGTGATTCAGAGCCTCAGAGCCTTGTCTGTGTTTGGAGATTCCTTCTCAGGCACCTCTGGACTCAAAACAAGCCGTACAGCAGGAGGGAGCTATGAACACAAGCTCTGGAAAATGTCACAAGGTCCTCCTTTGACATCCCATCAAAGAGGTGAGTAATATTCTCTCCATTTCTGCCCCGAACCAAATGGGTATCGCTAACTTGAGGGCTCCAGCAGAGACAATACTCACCTGGGCTTCTCAAGGTTCCCCCCTCAGAAGCAAGATCACCCTCTTGCCAGCAGTGGGACAGCATCAGCAGCACATGACACAGAGATCCAAGTCTTCACCAGGGCCCCTGCGCAGAGAGCAGGGCTGACGCTGACCTGGATGGATTGGGCTGGAAGAGGTGAGCAAGAGAGTGGCAGATGCCTCATGGTGGCACAAAGGGGTCATGTACATACATGCACTGCACACTGTGCCTGGAAATGCCTGGAGACAACTGCACGAGATCTGGGGGCAGTCAGGTAGTCCTGCAACAACAGCTGGTAGCAGAGACAGCCAGGGAAGGGAAGTCCCGCAGATGGCTCCTAGTGGCATCTTACTTGTAACCCCAGGCTAGTGGGCTGTGTTGTGGTCTGAGGAAGCTCAGGTCTAAACGTCTTAGGTTTTCACAAATATGAATTAACTGGAATGCTAAATCCTAGCCCGCTAATCTGgtaattaaagtatttttttaatcatagccTTAGCTTCTCACCCTGCCCCAACCCCCGCCACCAAACTTCGTGCATGACTtcagctttcctttccttcttaagACGTGCCAAAATGCTGagtcactaataaataaatgaaaaaaattaaaaagcagaaaagaaagtaaaggaagaGAGTGATCCTGCTTCTTAGCACTAGCCTTCGTAATGACCTAAGCGGCACTTCTTCCCCCCCGGTTGTGATTCCTGTGATGCTAAAGGACGTCACATTGCACAATCTTAATAAGGTTTCCAATCAGCCCCACCCGCCCTGGCCCCACCCCCAACAAAGATTTATCAAAGTGGGTTTTTCCCGAGAGTCTCAATATTAGAGTCTCAACCCCCAATAAATATGAGACTGGAGATGTCTGAGGCTCATTCTGCCCTCGAGCCCACCAGGAACGAAAGAGAGCTCCATCTGCCCTCCAGGACCCCAGCTATGAACTCCCTCTCCACAAGTAAGTGAAGGAAATCCCTAGCCCTAGCATGCTTGGCAGCCGGGCCTGGCTGAGGGAGGGGTGTGTGTCCGCTGGGAGGGCTGGCCGGCGGCCAGCAGCCAGGAGCACAGCTCCCCCAGCTGTTCAGTCGGCTCACTGGCTGCTCTCCCTTGCCTCCGGCACAGGCGCCTTCTCCCTGGGGCTGCTCCTGGTGATGGCTACTGCTTTCCCTACCCCGGGACCCCTGGCAGGAGATTCCAAGGATGATGCCACTTCAAATAGTCTACCACTCACCTCTGCAAACAAAGTGGAAGAACTGATTAAGTACATCCTCGGCAAAATCTCTGCACTGAGAAAGGAGGTGGGTAGGCTCAAATGAGGGTGATAAAGGGCCTGTGTGGGCATTCATCTCCTGGCCCCTGGATGTGGACCAGGGCTTCTGCACTGGGAGGTCTTTGCTAGATTCCGGGGCAGTTCAGATTTCAGGCCACAGAAATCTGAACAGACAGGGCCAGACTGTCTATTGTACTTCTTTTCTGCTGCTGGTCTCAGGGAGCTCCTTTCCCTCCTGGAAAATACACAGTGGGGCTGAAATCCATGCCCCCTGGCCCATTCCCAGCTCCATACTTGGCATGAGCTGGGCGGCACTGACTCTCGGGACTTCCTTTTCCCTAGCCAAAAAATAAGGTCTATCAATCTTCTTTGTGTCTTTTGGACTTTGGAAGGGTTAGCAAAGTGCCACCTGAAATAAATGGTGAGCTTCTCAGGACATTCACAGGACTTTTAGGTTATGGAGGTTCAGTGGTTAGGGACTCCCCAGAGTCATCCCAGATGCGTATATGATAGCCTACCGAAGTGGCAAAGTCATGGGTAGGTTAAAGCAGCTCCAAAGTTTTAAAGGTAGTTTTAAGGTAGTTTGGCTCTGTTTggtggaaaggagagaacatAGGAGAGAGTTCTGAGAACCCTGAACCAGCTTTGTGATCTTTGGCAAGTTCCCTACCATCTCTGGGCTCCCCTCTGTAAAACTGTGGAATTGGGCTAGATGATCTCataggtccttctagctggaacATGATATAGTTCAAATTATATTCACCTAGTTATCATCCAAAATGCTGTCATTTatcaagtacctactatgtgccacatactttatgtaaatattatgtCTCATCTTCACAAAAAAACTTACAAGGAAGGAGTTTCATTGAAGAGATATTTGAAGAGGTAGGGACACCAAGACTGAGGAGAAGTAACAAGTGTGAAGTCTTGATGAGCCCAGAATTGAACCCAAGTGTGCCCATCTTCACTAGACCATGCTTGGCTAGGTGTTAATGTGCCGTGACTTCATTTTCTTAGAGAACCTTGAGTCCTGGTAAAACATGACTTGGCCCCCTAGTGGTGTTTGTTTTAGGGGCACTTATGTGATAACTGCTGGTATTCCTTCCCAGATGTGTGACAAGTTTAACAAGTGTGAAGACAGCAAAGAGGCACTGGCAGAAAATAACCTACATCTTCCCAAACTGGAGGGAAAAGATGGATGCTTCCAATCTGGGTTCAATCAGGTATGAACACATAACACTTACTTTTAGCTATTCCTTAGTCAAAAGTTCTCCCTTTTACCTGCAGTATCTGTATGCATATAGACCAAGGCAGACAACAAAGAAGGGGATAAATGTACATTTCATGAGGAGGCCAACTTAAATCTCTCTAAAGGCAACTGATTTTGGAATGGCATGGTTAGAGGATAGCCCCTCTGTGTTGGGATTTTCACACCTGTCAAACGTTAGAAACCCTAGCAGGTTCAACTAATTCATCCTGAACAATGAATTCTCTTCCTAAGGCTGCCCTTAGCGGGATCCAGGTCTGCCCTCCCTGGAGAGGTCATTCTCTTCACCCTTCTCCCTTCAGACAGTGAGATATCCTGAACTGACTTCAGATTAGTCCACAAAAGGAGGTTTCAGCCCAATATTGACAAGGGCAAGAGTATAGCCAGAAGGAAGAGTATTAAGGAGAGAATCAGAGAAGGACTTCCCCTTCCAGCATCTATCAGGCTTTGGGTAAAACTGATTAAATGATATCTCTGTCCAGATAGTTAAAATGGGGCAGCTGATGCTGTCTGACATCTCAAATATGATGCTCAGAAGTATTTGAACTTctctggaggggcagagggagaagttgctGAATTATagcaattttaacttttaaaatggatTCTGTCTTCCTAGCAATAATCGATTTCCCTATCTTTCCTCTTAGGAGACCTGCTTGACAAGAATCACTACCGGTCTTGTGGAGTTTCAGCTACACCTGAATATCCTCCAGAACAACTATGAGGGTGATAAGGAAAATGTCAAGTCTGTGCACATGAGTACCAAGATCCTGGTCCAGATGCTAAAGAGCAAGGTAAGCATTTCCTTGTGCCCTCCCTTGATGTGAGGAAGACAGGCTCAAAGACCAGAGCCTAGACAACTTGGAGATGCAAAGCCAATTCAAAAGAGATGGCCACACgtagaggaaaggaggaaaggatctaagaaatatttcctgataaaatctttttttttttccttttggctctCTTCTGCAAAAGAACATCAATAATCATGCTTAAAActatattaaatgattttaacaACAACCTCTACTAGAGCAGcttaagaaataggaaaaaaatctatagaggCAGAAGGAAGCACATCCGATCCTGCTCAGTGATCCATAACaaagaacagagggaagaaaacttattttaattattagcaACTGATATTCTTGTCATTGTGGTAGCTTCGACTCTTTCCCCTTACTTTTTGCCAGAAGAGTCAATACTGAGAAATGGTGAAAAGCTAGAACAGCAGGTACCAAAAGCTTTGAGCACTGCCAGCTAGCCATTCAAATGCCACAGAATGGAGGCTTGAGGGTACAGTGGGTGGATGTGTCAAACATAACACAACGAGAAGGGCcctagatggagaagcaggcacttGGATATTGATACTTCCACTCACTACCTTTTCTAGCTGTTTCCCTTAAAACACTGCTTCTCCCACTTTAAAATGCATACCAAACCCCTGGGGATCTTGTCACAGTGTTAGAGTCTGATCTAGCAGGTCTGGAATGAGACCTGAGATTTGCATCTCTCACAAGCTCCAGGTAATGCCAATGCTGCAGTGCATGAGAAGCACACTTTGGAGGTGCAAGGCCTCCCGCAACTATCTAGACTCATGTCAGTGGGTCTGTGGAACGGTATTTCCTGGTCCTTCTTACACCATTAGATCCTCAGATCCAACTGGATGGGCTATGTGCCACACTATTTAGCATAAGGGAAGACAAGATACCGTGGCTGCCCTCAAGATGCTCATGGTCTAACAGAGATAGAGCAGTGAAGGGGTGATTAGAATTCAGTTGCCATGAAAAGGCTGCACATAGGGTGGGCTCTGAGGAGAGGTACCTCACCCTACCTGGGTGAATCAGGGCAGACAGCCCAAGTAGTCTCCTTCATCCCAAATTTGAATGTCTTCCCTCAGCCCTGAGCACCCCTCCACTGCAAAGAATTTGCTCAATATTTAAATAgttctttttgcttccttttcttttcaggtAAAGAATCAGGATGAAGTGACCACTCCTGACCCAACCACAGACGCCAGCCTGCAGGCTATCTTGCAGTCGCAGGATGAGTGGCTGAAGCACACAACAATTCACCTCATCCTGCGGAGTCTGGAGGATTTCCTGCAGTTCAGTCTGAGGGCTGTTCGGATAATGTAGCCTGGGCATCTAAGATTGCTGTAGTTCATGGGCATTCCTTTCTCCAGTCAGAAACCTGTGCAGTGGGCACAAAACTTATGTTGTTCTCTGTGAGGAACTAAAAGTATGAGCGTTAGgacactattttaattatttttaatttattgatatttaaatatgtgATATGGAGTTAATTTATATAAgtaatagatatttatattttttatgaagtgccacttgaaatattttatgtattcattttgaaaaagttaACGTAAAATGCTATGCGGCTTGAATATCCTCGATGTTTCGGAGCCAGGTCATTTCTTGGAATGTGTAGGTTTACCTCAAATACATGGCTAacttatgcatatttttaaaagaaatatttatactgtgtttatataatgtttaaattgtttttataccaataaacacctttttaaaaaaaaatcagcagctAAGCCTCTATGTGTCCTGTGAAGCTTAATGTGAACAAATTTCTGTCACGGGCACCACTACCAGCCAGAAAGAGCTACAGTCACCTGGAGAAAGGTAGAAAGGAGCACCTCCTGCATGGCGGGCACGTGCTGTATATGCTACATCTATGATGCTCAATCCCAGCCCCTGTACACACTTTTATGGACATAGGAGAAGGGACTTCCCAAAGTCACCCAGCTAGAAGGTAAGGCACAGGCCCAGATTTTAAATCCAGGTCTAATTGCCTCCGGGCGTCCTACTCTTAACCTTTAGGGTCCCACGGCTTCCCAGGGAACATTTTCAAAgatgtagaaaatcccaagacATGTTAACATAGGGAATGCATGTAAAGATGCAATCAAAAGCCTTTGAAATGACAACCACTTATGTAAGACCTAGCAATGTGCACTTCCAAACATTAACTAAAAGTTCTATCTCCCCCCTCTGGGTTCCTTAAACATTACACCTCTCTGCCTATCAAAGCACCTACCACATTGTGTAGTCTAGGTCTTGTTAGAGGAGGCTATAAAGGTCTTGCCAGTATAAGTCATGTACCATCAAACATCAGGACATGACATTTTCTCTGCTAGATTTAAAAACGTCTTAAAACCGATGGGTTTTTCTTTCCAGCCAGGCTTCTTTCTTCAAGAAGGCAGACTATTGTATTTATCTTTGCATCCTGAGCCCATGGCTCAGAACTTGAACATAGGAGGCCCCAATAaccatttgttaaatgaagaaacCATACACAGGTGATCAAACTCTAAGACATCTCAATTTGGGGGGACATGAACTGTTGGTCAATGAGTGGAGAAATTATAAGTACGGTGTCCTTATATACCTTCaccttcaagaaaaaaatgcaagaattTGGAAGAAATAGTCTAAGAACTTCTAGAACAGGCAATGAATAGTCAGTATGTATATATCTACAACCATTTcctttcccaccagcagtattCTTCATGGTAAGAGAGGAAATCTGAGTAATTGCACCAGAGGCCCTCTATCCCATCTCAAGGTTGTGCTGGGAATTTAGTAAAGATTCCCCCTTTTCAGCCCCAGCAGTATGAAGATTCTGTCTTCTAATAAAGCTTTCCTCACTCTGGCTACCATATACTTCTTCCTCCATGAGAAGAATCTGCTGAGCAAGGAAAGGTTCACAGAGGCAAGAGCTGAGAGGGGCCAGGCAAGCAGGACAaaccaggaatgcctgggtggctcagacggttaagtgtctgccttcagctcaggtcataatcccagggtcctgggacggagcctgcatctggctccctgctcagcagggagtctgcttatccatctccctctgcctctttcctgacttgtgctctctctctctttctcac contains:
- the IL6 gene encoding interleukin-6 — translated: MRLEMSEAHSALEPTRNERELHLPSRTPAMNSLSTSAFSLGLLLVMATAFPTPGPLAGDSKDDATSNSLPLTSANKVEELIKYILGKISALRKEMCDKFNKCEDSKEALAENNLHLPKLEGKDGCFQSGFNQETCLTRITTGLVEFQLHLNILQNNYEGDKENVKSVHMSTKILVQMLKSKVKNQDEVTTPDPTTDASLQAILQSQDEWLKHTTIHLILRSLEDFLQFSLRAVRIM